AACATCAGCCGACGTGGCAAATTCATCATTTTAACCCTTTCAGAAGAGTCCTTGCTGATTCATTTACGTATGACAGGAAAGTTTTTAATTGCGAAAGAACAAATCAAACCTGATTCGCATGAAAGAGTCAGACTTTTTTTGGATGATGGACGCATTTTACGTTATGAAGATCAGCGTAAATTTGGAAAGTGGTATTTAGTAAAAAATCCTGATGAAGTGCTAGGAGCCCTTGGGATTGAACCTTTGTCAGAGAATTTCACCCTTTCTACATTTCAAAAGATTTTAACAGGTCACCACCGACAAATTAAGCCTTTTTTACTTGATCAGCATTACATTGCAGGATTAGGAAATATCTACGTAGATGAAGCTTTATGGGTCTCTAAAATCCACCCATTAAGATCGGTTTCAACCTTAACAAAAAAAGAGATCAAAGCTTTACATGAGGCCATACCGATTGTTCTCCAAACCGGCATCAAGAACATTGGCACGAGTTTAGGGGCTGCAAGAGCAAATTATTTTAGTGTGAGTGGTCGTAGGGGATCTAATCAAAATGCATTAAATGTTTTTCGAAAAGATGGTTTGCCTTGTCCGCGCTGTAACACAACAATCAAAAAAATGACTGTCGGACAGCGTGGAACGCATTATTGTCCAGTATGTCAATCTCAATAAATCCTTATCAAAAAAACCTGTCAATATAATAAACTTTAAAGTATAATAGATAATTAGTCTGTTTTAAGGAGTTTTTTATGAAAAAAATTTTCTCACTATTTTTATTATTAAATTTTATTTCTTTTTTTGCATTCTGTTCTGAAAGTAAAGATTTAAGCTACCATGTAGAGGGAATGGGCATATTTCCAGAAATTGAATATTCTCCTGAACGTTCAGTGTCAATTTCACTTGATATAGTCAATCAAAAGATTACCGATATTAAAATTGATCATATCTCAAAAGTCGCGAAGGAATTGCTCCATCAGTATCCAATAAAAAGCGATTATATAGACAGTCATGATTTTAACATTTATTACTATCATCCTGTCGCAAGCCAGGGAGGCAAAAGCATTGCGATTCATTCTATAAAAATGCCCAATGAGTATCAATATGTAGGCTGGGGACATTATTTAGAAGAAATGCATTGGATTAGAGGCAAAGGGCCTATCGTCATCGGTACAAAAGCTGCAGTGGAGAATTTACAAGCGTTTGAGCAAACTAACACCGATTCTATCTTTCAAGGTGATATTCAATATGACTCAAATAATGGAACAATCGCAATCATTTTTGATCATCAATCAAAACAATTTTCAGGTCATTTATATCTTCATGATGAACAAATAGTCGATTTTCAAGGAGCCTATTCTGAATTAAGTCAAGAAAAATTAACTGGAAAAATTTTTGATTCAGGAAATGAAATTGGACAGCTTGATTTCATGTTTTTCGGTGATAGCAACCCTGAGATTGGAGGAATATTTGACTTTGAGCAAGCATCCTTAGGAAAAATAAAAGGGATCTTTGCTGTACGTGCATTTTAAAGAGGGAAAAGAAGTCTTTAACATGAAATACATAGCTCAATTTTTAAAAAGTTGGATGCGCTATTAGATTTTCAAAACACAACACACAACATTTGACAATATCTCCAAAACAGCTTGCAGCTGCGCCAGCATAATCCATTTCCCCCGAAGAATTTAAGAGTAATGACTCAAACTTATAGAAATTTTAACAAAATATAGAGCTGACGAAAGTATTTTGAATCATTCTAGAAAGCTGTGGAACAGTCTTAGTCGCCTCAATCTTTGAGATGAGGCGACCAAGCTGGACGTCAAAGGTATTTTTAAGATATTACACGGAATGATTTTCTAGGAAAATAGCCGAGATATTTCAAACAACAAGAAGGTACTTCATTATTTTTTTCTACCTTCTTGCAAGTTATCCACATATTCGTCCTTAAGATAATTTAAGCCACTAGCGATAAGAAAATCACCTAAACGTTGAATAATGGGCAAGCCTAACCGCACACCTACAACTTCAGCAAGTACTCCTGCTACAAGCAATGAACAGCCAACTTCAATACGTGCAGATATGAGAATTTCCTCTTCAGGATTTTTAGGATCATTTTTAGATTTTTGAAGAAAATCTAAATATTCAAGCTCTGCATTGTATTCGATACCATAAGCAAGACAATCCTTCATATAGGCATATTTGTGATCAACACGCTTTTTCTTAAGTTTGATAAATTTTTTAAACTTTTTGAAATCTTCCTTTGGGATTTTAATGCCGCTCTTCTTGATTTTCTCCTCAACAATATTCAACATCTCATCCATGTTAATTTTTGCGTTAAGACACGCCTCAGCTTCTTGCTTAAATTCAAACATAGTTTTAATGAGTTTGGAGTTGTCTGAACGATTAGCATATTTCTTCATCTTTTCAGCAAGATTTTGCAGCTTGACCGCGTAGACAACATCGCCGATTGTTATTGGAGAGTTGCTTGGATCGGCAATGTGCTTAGTAAAAAAGAAACTGTCGTACAGTATAAACATACCCGCTTAAAAGAAAGAGAACGTAAAAAATTAACCATTGTATAGCCTTTCGTTTTCGGTTTTCTTCGGTGGATTTCATTTTATTTATAAAATCATAAATAGGAAAAGATAGGGCGTATGAGAATATAATCGATTGAACGATCATGCTTGCTACTTGTATTGCAAATATAAGAAAAAGATTCATTTGTATCTTTGAATTTTTTAAAAAATTTTAACGGTATATCAGTCTGAAAAAAGAAACAAGAGGTATTTGTAACACATTTCTCATTTAAATAATAAGACATCCTAAGGATTGAAAGAACATCCTTTTTTCCATATGACCGATTCTAATTGTCACTTTCTTACACATCTTCTAAATTGGCTCAAAGGAGAAGTTCATATCTTTTGAGATATATTTTTTTAAAGAAAAGTATATAACATTAATTTGAGAAAGTTGAAAACTCTTGAGAGAAGACAAGAGATATTGTCAAATGTTGTATTTTGAGCATCTAATAGCGCATCCAACTTTTTAAAAATTAAGCTGTGTATTTCACGTTAAAGACTTCTTCCCCATCTTTAAACTGCACACCCAAAATCAGTTTGCTAATCAACTCATGACCTTTTAATTTTCGCCATCGCTTTTGTGCTTCCATTAAAAGCTTGTAAACCATGGCAAGTGTAGCTGTTCTGGATCCACAGCCTTTGGTTTCTCGTATGCGATGCCTAATAGTTGCAAATGTTGATTCGATTGGATTCGTTGTTCTTATATACTTATCCAATAGCTCGTGCTGAGCACTTCTACATTTTTTTGTTAAGGCGGTTTTTTCTCTGCTCAATGAACAACACGAAAATTATATATTTTACTTTTATTTCAGATTACTATTTACTATTTGAAAAATTCAAAGAAGGCCATAGCTGTGCAAATCAAAAGACTTATGTTCATTTCATTTTTACTCTTAAATATCGAGTCAGGATTTTGTGCCGATATCACATGGATTGGGAGCACTAGTAATGATGTTTTAACTGCTACTAATTGGAATCCTAATGTCGTGCCCGGAAGCACAGACACAGCGATTTTTTCTGCAAACGGAGAATCCCTTACACCAACGTTATCTGATTCTCCTGCCACTGATGTTAACATGGGAACTCTCCAATTCTCTGATGCAACCTCCTACAACTTTACCTTACAATTTGCAGTTTCCAGACAACTTCATCTTCAACAAATCGGTGTGCTCAATCTAGGAGCATCTAATCAATTTTTTTCCATTAATGGCACAAACTCCATTTTGCGCTTTGAAAACAACAGCTCAGCAGATTCGACGCAATCAGGAAAAGTCTTTTATCATATCACCAATGTGGGACGCGTTCGGTTTGCTAATAGTGCCACGGCTTCTAACGCAAATATCGATCTCGACGCCAGTGGCGGGCTTCTTGAATTCTTCTCAACATCTACAGCAGCAAATGCCCAAATTACAATGACCGGGAATAATGCTACAACCACTTTTTTTAACAATAGCACTGGCGGATCAGCAATGATTGCCAGCACTAATAATGGAAATATTGTCTTTACAAATACTTCCAAAGCACAAAATGTCAAAATATTTGCTGATAAAACGACCTTGAGTTTTAGCGGATCCAGTCAAGCCAATTCAGCACAAATTACAGCAACAAATGGCTCTGTGGTCACCTTTAATGGAAATAGTACGGCCAATACGTCAACCATTCAGGCCAACGCAAGCTCCATTTTATTTTCAGGAGCTGCTTCTGGAGCAGATGCAACAATTAATCTACAAAACCATTCACAAGTTTTTTTTAATCAGAATAATACACTCGCCACTCTCTGCGCTGATTCATCAAGCTTAGTCAATTTAAATTCTTTTCAACTAGTCTTAGGCGCGAATAATGCGAATTCTGTCATTGATGGAATCATCAATGGAATCGGAGGCAGCCTCATCAAAAATGGATCGGGAACATTAACTCTCAACGGAAGCAATTCTTTTACTGGTAGCACCAATATTCTGGGCGGAACTTTAAACGGCTCAGGATCTGTTGACGGGGATTTAAACATTTTCAGTGGTGCAACTTTTGCTCCAGGAAATCAAGCGATTGGGACTTTTAATGTGGGAGGAAACTACACACAAAACGCAGGAAGCATACTTGAAGCTTCTGTTGATGGAACTGGACAAAGTAACTTAGTGCATGCACAAGGCATGGCTAACATCAATGGTACCTTACAAATTCATTCTCCAGATGGACTGTATCGTGTGGGCACGCCTTACCTCATTGTGCATGGAAATGAGGGTAGGACTGGCACATTTTTCAGCAGCAGTGTGGATAACCCTTATTTTTTACCTTCTTTAGAATATGACGCCACAAACGTCTTTTTGACTTTGACAACAGATTTTAGCAACTTTACAGCTAACCAAAACCAAGGCAATGTGGCGAATCAAATTGATCAAATTACTCAACCTGATCTCTCAAAACAAATTTTAATTAATAGTTTAGCGGCATTACCCACAATTCAACTTCAAAGCAGCCTAGCTCAATTCAGCGGAGCTCAATATGTGAGTTTGATACAATCCTGTCAGTTTTCTAATCACCGTTTAATCCGACGTCTAAATGCTTTAAACTTGCTTTTACCTGGTTGCTGTGACTGTGCATCTCCTCTCAACTTTTGGGCACAGTTTGGTGCTGGCCGAGCATTTGTTTCTAATTCTCGTCGTGCGCTAGGCCTAAAGTCTAGTGCCTGGAATATTAATCTGGGTGCCTTTAAATGTTTTAACTCTAACATAACCATCGGGTTGTCAATAGATTATGAATTCACTCGCTTGAATTTCAATCTAGGAGGAGATGCTAAGTATCATCTCACTAAAGGAATCTTGTTCGCCATCTACCAAAATCCTTTATTTTACACCTCTATTGATTTGATCGGCGGGGGTGGCCACTGTCAAGTAAAACGACTTGCTTATGTAGGAAATAAACGCTTGCGCCCAAGATCAAAACCGTTCCTTTCAAATGGAACAGCCTACTTTGAATTAGGCAAAACATTCTGCTTCAGTCAATTCGCCTGCCAACCTTTTCTGGGATTAGATTCGAGCAATTTCTGGCAAACACAAGTATCTGAACGCCATGGACAAGTCTTGAATTTAAAAATTCACAACAAAGACTTTTATGCTTTGGACTCCCTTTTAGGATTTCATTCGGCCGGAAATTTTTATGGGATAGAAATTGAAACGAGTGTGGATTGGCGCCATACCCTCACCCATTCAAAAAATGATATCCGCTTGCATTTCAAAAATTTTGGGGGTTCTTTTAGGAGTCAAGGGACAAAACTCTGCCGTAATTCTGTGGAAGGTTTTCTACAGGCAGGGAAATGGTTACTCCCCTTCATGCAAATTTATGGACAATTATCTGGAGAAAAAGGTTCTCATTTTTCGGACTATCAAGCAAGTGTAGGCCTTGATGCGATTTATTGATTTGATAACTGTCGATTATCCCAAAACTGATGGATCGCAAGATTAGATGTTGAATGAAAAAACTAAAGCCACTTAATATAGCAAGGACAATTCCGATTATCTCTAAATCTTTTTCTTCATATGTATTCCCTATGATTGTGACAAGTATCCCTATGAGCATACTGTACATCCGGCTATAGCAAATGATACCTTCTTCTAGAACTAAGCTTTCTACTAAGGAAAAAGATTGAATCTGATCGATCAAGGGCAGTTATTTGCATAATCTTATTTGTCTGAATAAAAGTGAATTCTATTGATTATACGAAGGCAGGTGCAATACCTGCCCAAAGACTAAACTTGATTAGCAAATTTTGAATAAACAGCTGAAACTGTTTGATGAGGGCCATTTATTTTCATATTGATGGGCTCTGCTCTGGGAATTTTAGAATAGACATATGCAGTGCATGCGACTAATGATAAAATTCCAAGGCCAATTATCATAATTCCTGCGGAAATAAAATCATCGTTATCACTTTGAATTCCAACGTGAAGACTAGTTAATCCACCCGCTAATAGAAGGGTAACGGATGCAATCCCACATTTCATGTTTCCTTTTTCTTCGACATAATGATGTGTGTAATGTCCCTCAAGCACAGGTTGAAGAGCTGTCATACTGACCCCTAATATATTTGATTAAATTTCTTCTAAATGGATGACAGAAACTGGACGTTCTGTCCAACAATTTGTCTGTATGACTGTAAAACAAGCAATCCCTAAAATTGCAAGCGCGCATCCTGTTATCTTAAGATTTTGATCATCTAAAATAGCTCCGGTCGCTGCAATAGAAATACCAGTAAAAAAAGCTACTCCACTCATACATATGCTTGTAATTTTACGTTGGCTATGTGTTTCTGTAAAAATACTTAAATCTTCTATTCTATTATTAGGTCCGATAAGCATCGTAATCTCTTAGGGTTTAATTTATTGAAATGAAACATATACATTTTGTAGTGCTTGAAAGCAAGTAAATTTCAACTAGCTATTTATAAATAAAAAAATAATTAAACAGATAAATTGAAAATTAAATCTATAAATAGTAGATAAAAACTATGACTATGATTAGAGGCGTTCAATGAATTTCAATAACCCTTTTTTTATTAAAAACTGTGCAATCGCAACGATTGCTACGGGTGACAAAGCGAATTCTCTTTCAGAATTGCGCGATAAGTTATTAACTATTAGTCATGATAGTATTTATTACCATTTTTGGAGCCGCAGACTTTTTTCCCAATTTACACATCCTGAATATCCCAATGACTTTTCGCTATGGTCACATCTAAGTTTACATGACGAATACTTAGCTGAGCGACTTAGTATATTAGATCCCACAGACTACGAGAATTTAGAAGATCTTCGTGCTGATCTCATTGATATTATTGAACAGCGCTTAGAAGAAATTCCTCCCGTTGCCTGGGTACAGCGCGGCGATCCCTTTCATTTTATCCGTTCATCCTTAATCGTTTTTGAAACCCCTTACCGGATTGATACTCCATTCGATCTTCCGCAGATGATTCAAAATTTGTCCCCAAACAATATCTTTTATCATTTTATCGATGCGCGTTCACGCACAGAGTCTCGCAGCGACGATTTTAGCACTTGGTTACGTCAGTTTGGCGATGATTTTTTACCCCTCATTGAAAAAATCGAAGCAATCGATCCCTATTTTTTATCTCTTTCCGACTTAAATAATGAGCTGCTGAGTGCCGTTCAAGAGTACTTTAAAACACATCAGCAAGGGGATAAAAAATGACCTCCCAAATTCTAGAAAAGTATGAAGCTGTTGTTGGATCAGAAATTATTAACGAATTACAACAAATAGCTGATCTTTTAAAACACATAAAAATTCTGCACATTAATTCCACACGCTATGGAGGAGGTGTTGCGGAGATCCTTGAAATGATGGTTCAACTAACAAATGCGCTTGGCATTGAAACAAATTGGGAGGTCATGCAGGGTACTTCAGAATTTTTCCAATGCACTAAATTATTTCACAATGGATTACAAGGAGACAAACAGTTAATTGTAAAACCTGAATTACTAAAGGCTTATCAAAGTGTGAATGAAGAAAATGCAGCTCATTTAATGCAACGAGTTGAAGAAGCCGACGTTATTTTTATCCATGATCCACAGCCTGCTGCCCTCATTAACGCCTTTCCTAAGCGTAAAAATAAATGGATCTGGCGTTGTCATATTGACTTGTCCTCCCCTCATCGAATAATTTGGAAATTTTTGCGTAATTATGTTCGTCATTATGATGCAAGCATATTTTCATTAAAAGATTTTGCACAGCCTCTTCCACATCCTATCTACCTAATTCCTCCTAGCATCGATCCATTGAGCGATAAAAATGCAGATCTGCCAGAGGAAGAAATCTCCCAAATTTATTCCCGATTTAATATAGACCCAAATCGTCCCATTATCTTGCAAGTTTCACGATTTGATCAGTTTAAGGATCCTCTTGGAGTCATAAGTTCTTTTCGGTTGGCCAAAAGGTTTAAGCACAATATTCAACTTCTACTAGCAGGGGGTGGAGCTCCAGATGATCCTGAAGGAGAAGCTGTTTTAGAGGCTGTAAAGAAAGAAGCTGCAAAAGATCCAGATATCCATATCCTTTTTTTGCCCTCAGATTCACATCGCACGATTAATGCCTTACAACGAGCTTCTACACTCATTATGCAAAAGTCAATCAGAGAAGGATTCGGACTGACTGTCACAGAAGCCCTATGGAAAAGTAAACCTGTCATTGGGGGAAATACCGGGGGCATTCGCTTACAAGTTGTAAATAATTACAACGGATTTCTTGTAAATACTCCGGAGGGAGCTGCGCTTCGCACTCGTTTTCTCCTTCAAAATCCTGCTATGATTCATGAATTTGGAAAGAATGGTCATCAATTTGTACGGAATCATTTTTTGATTACAAGACATCTACGTGATTATCTGAGTGTCATTATTTCCTTATTGCATCCTCATGA
This window of the Parachlamydia acanthamoebae genome carries:
- a CDS encoding glycosyltransferase; this translates as MTSQILEKYEAVVGSEIINELQQIADLLKHIKILHINSTRYGGGVAEILEMMVQLTNALGIETNWEVMQGTSEFFQCTKLFHNGLQGDKQLIVKPELLKAYQSVNEENAAHLMQRVEEADVIFIHDPQPAALINAFPKRKNKWIWRCHIDLSSPHRIIWKFLRNYVRHYDASIFSLKDFAQPLPHPIYLIPPSIDPLSDKNADLPEEEISQIYSRFNIDPNRPIILQVSRFDQFKDPLGVISSFRLAKRFKHNIQLLLAGGGAPDDPEGEAVLEAVKKEAAKDPDIHILFLPSDSHRTINALQRASTLIMQKSIREGFGLTVTEALWKSKPVIGGNTGGIRLQVVNNYNGFLVNTPEGAALRTRFLLQNPAMIHEFGKNGHQFVRNHFLITRHLRDYLSVIISLLHPHDGRIDLSKMRTS
- a CDS encoding autotransporter outer membrane beta-barrel domain-containing protein, producing MFISFLLLNIESGFCADITWIGSTSNDVLTATNWNPNVVPGSTDTAIFSANGESLTPTLSDSPATDVNMGTLQFSDATSYNFTLQFAVSRQLHLQQIGVLNLGASNQFFSINGTNSILRFENNSSADSTQSGKVFYHITNVGRVRFANSATASNANIDLDASGGLLEFFSTSTAANAQITMTGNNATTTFFNNSTGGSAMIASTNNGNIVFTNTSKAQNVKIFADKTTLSFSGSSQANSAQITATNGSVVTFNGNSTANTSTIQANASSILFSGAASGADATINLQNHSQVFFNQNNTLATLCADSSSLVNLNSFQLVLGANNANSVIDGIINGIGGSLIKNGSGTLTLNGSNSFTGSTNILGGTLNGSGSVDGDLNIFSGATFAPGNQAIGTFNVGGNYTQNAGSILEASVDGTGQSNLVHAQGMANINGTLQIHSPDGLYRVGTPYLIVHGNEGRTGTFFSSSVDNPYFLPSLEYDATNVFLTLTTDFSNFTANQNQGNVANQIDQITQPDLSKQILINSLAALPTIQLQSSLAQFSGAQYVSLIQSCQFSNHRLIRRLNALNLLLPGCCDCASPLNFWAQFGAGRAFVSNSRRALGLKSSAWNINLGAFKCFNSNITIGLSIDYEFTRLNFNLGGDAKYHLTKGILFAIYQNPLFYTSIDLIGGGGHCQVKRLAYVGNKRLRPRSKPFLSNGTAYFELGKTFCFSQFACQPFLGLDSSNFWQTQVSERHGQVLNLKIHNKDFYALDSLLGFHSAGNFYGIEIETSVDWRHTLTHSKNDIRLHFKNFGGSFRSQGTKLCRNSVEGFLQAGKWLLPFMQIYGQLSGEKGSHFSDYQASVGLDAIY
- a CDS encoding DUF5752 family protein, which encodes MNFNNPFFIKNCAIATIATGDKANSLSELRDKLLTISHDSIYYHFWSRRLFSQFTHPEYPNDFSLWSHLSLHDEYLAERLSILDPTDYENLEDLRADLIDIIEQRLEEIPPVAWVQRGDPFHFIRSSLIVFETPYRIDTPFDLPQMIQNLSPNNIFYHFIDARSRTESRSDDFSTWLRQFGDDFLPLIEKIEAIDPYFLSLSDLNNELLSAVQEYFKTHQQGDKK
- the mutM gene encoding DNA-formamidopyrimidine glycosylase; the encoded protein is MPELPEVETITREMREAKLEGRTIEKAQIFWERTIATPSPSIFSKKIVGQKILNISRRGKFIILTLSEESLLIHLRMTGKFLIAKEQIKPDSHERVRLFLDDGRILRYEDQRKFGKWYLVKNPDEVLGALGIEPLSENFTLSTFQKILTGHHRQIKPFLLDQHYIAGLGNIYVDEALWVSKIHPLRSVSTLTKKEIKALHEAIPIVLQTGIKNIGTSLGAARANYFSVSGRRGSNQNALNVFRKDGLPCPRCNTTIKKMTVGQRGTHYCPVCQSQ